A DNA window from Candidatus Neomarinimicrobiota bacterium contains the following coding sequences:
- a CDS encoding hemolysin family protein, with translation MNYTELIESPLLWQGVAFFVLLGISAYFSGSETALFNLKLNDVEKLKHDLAPSSRLIVRLLKSPKRLLITILSGNTIVNVALASMAAFIAAGIAKESGFNQIIALAIETVVLTIILVILGEITPKVMAMRYSLGFASRIAGSLAFIFKLFSPIAQIVYTLVEKMVNLLGVQPEENFVSDEEIKALVELGQDQGVIGEDEKEMIHSIIEFGDTQAKEIMIPRPDVVMFHTEMSREDVLTIIRESGFSKYPLYRDQIDQIRGIVFIKDILPYLHSGSKRINLERLARPAMFVPEHQFIDELLREMQHQKQKLGIVVDEYGGFSGMVAVEDIIEEVLGDLKDEIDDFTEKTEIVPIKKDVYMIEAATPLDDVAEILGIEFSKERDYDSMGGLIYFSLGNIPDQGDFIEYSNYRFEVISVVKNRIEKVKASKRKAK, from the coding sequence ATGAATTATACCGAGCTAATAGAATCACCCTTACTGTGGCAGGGAGTAGCCTTTTTTGTGTTGCTGGGAATTTCTGCATATTTTTCAGGCTCAGAGACGGCCCTGTTTAATCTTAAACTAAATGATGTTGAAAAGTTAAAACACGATCTTGCTCCATCTTCCCGACTTATTGTCAGACTATTAAAATCACCCAAACGACTATTGATCACAATTCTATCTGGAAATACAATTGTCAACGTGGCATTAGCTTCTATGGCAGCTTTTATCGCAGCCGGAATTGCCAAAGAAAGTGGCTTTAATCAGATTATAGCCTTGGCGATTGAAACAGTTGTACTTACCATTATTCTGGTCATTCTGGGAGAGATAACACCCAAGGTAATGGCCATGCGTTACTCCCTTGGATTTGCATCCCGGATCGCTGGTAGTTTAGCTTTTATATTCAAGTTGTTTTCACCTATTGCTCAAATCGTTTATACACTGGTTGAAAAAATGGTGAATTTGTTGGGAGTTCAACCTGAGGAGAATTTTGTCTCGGATGAAGAGATCAAAGCACTGGTGGAATTAGGACAGGATCAAGGTGTCATTGGTGAGGATGAGAAGGAAATGATCCATTCCATTATTGAATTTGGTGACACTCAGGCAAAAGAGATCATGATCCCACGACCAGATGTGGTTATGTTCCATACGGAAATGAGTCGTGAAGATGTATTAACGATCATCCGAGAATCAGGTTTTTCAAAATACCCGCTATATCGAGACCAGATCGATCAGATCAGGGGTATTGTCTTTATCAAGGATATATTGCCCTATCTGCATAGCGGTTCCAAACGTATTAATCTTGAGCGTTTAGCTCGGCCGGCCATGTTTGTTCCAGAGCATCAGTTTATTGATGAACTCCTTCGCGAGATGCAACACCAGAAACAGAAGTTGGGTATTGTGGTCGATGAGTATGGCGGGTTTTCAGGGATGGTTGCTGTAGAAGATATTATTGAAGAAGTTTTAGGTGACCTAAAAGATGAGATCGATGATTTTACAGAGAAAACGGAAATAGTCCCAATCAAAAAAGACGTATACATGATTGAGGCAGCCACTCCGCTAGATGATGTTGCGGAGATCCTGGGCATTGAATTTTCCAAAGAACGTGATTATGACTCTATGGGAGGTCTCATATACTTTAGTTTGGGAAATATTCCTGATCAAGGTGATTTCATTGAATACTCCAACTATAGATTTGAAGTCATCTCCGTTGTGAAAAATCGAATTGAAAAAGTTAAAGCTAGTAAAAGAAAAGCAAAATAG
- the mazG gene encoding nucleoside triphosphate pyrophosphohydrolase, which produces MVEKSKLSVAEEIIRLQEIVIRLRAPDGCPWDREQTPESLTSYLIEEAYEVVEAIEDGLPEELQTELGDLMLHVVMQTQLAEEAGQFKLQDSLASINEKLIRRHPHVFGENKHETRRVEDALENWEKVKKSEGRKSWVDGVPRNLPGLIRAQRIQEKASNVGFDWNEVLPALEKFHEEIDELVEEWRLRNKRRAREEFGDVLFALVNVARLMKIDSETAMRQAIDKFDARFRALETVFESEQKDIEAATLEEMDEVWDRIKHKVDFRK; this is translated from the coding sequence ATGGTTGAGAAATCCAAGTTAAGTGTTGCAGAAGAGATCATAAGATTACAGGAAATTGTCATCCGCCTGCGAGCACCGGATGGATGTCCCTGGGATCGGGAGCAAACACCTGAGAGTTTAACTTCCTATTTGATCGAGGAGGCTTACGAAGTAGTCGAAGCTATCGAAGACGGGCTGCCTGAAGAATTGCAAACTGAGTTGGGTGACTTGATGTTGCATGTGGTCATGCAGACTCAACTGGCAGAAGAAGCAGGCCAATTTAAACTCCAAGACAGTCTGGCTTCCATCAATGAAAAATTGATCCGACGTCATCCCCATGTATTCGGTGAGAATAAGCATGAAACCAGGCGAGTGGAAGATGCACTGGAGAATTGGGAGAAAGTTAAAAAAAGTGAGGGCCGAAAAAGTTGGGTGGATGGTGTCCCCCGCAATTTACCAGGTTTAATCCGCGCTCAACGGATTCAGGAAAAGGCTTCCAACGTCGGTTTTGATTGGAATGAAGTTTTACCAGCACTTGAAAAGTTCCATGAAGAAATCGATGAGCTTGTGGAAGAATGGCGTCTAAGAAACAAACGTCGGGCTCGTGAAGAGTTTGGTGATGTTTTATTTGCTCTGGTAAATGTTGCACGCTTAATGAAAATAGATAGTGAAACTGCCATGCGGCAGGCTATTGACAAGTTTGATGCAAGATTTCGTGCTTTGGAAACTGTTTTTGAATCTGAGCAAAAAGATATTGAGGCGGCGACCCTGGAAGAGATGGACGAAGTGTGGGACCGCATAAAACATAAAGTTGACTTTCGTAAGTAA
- a CDS encoding phosphatase PAP2 family protein, translating to MLKLPVSSFEKKLTFLITGQGGHRRLDRFMITVSDPYQWLLPILMFAMVLIYKNWESGLLALLTGGVGAGIADVLNTRFIKRRTDRIRPSKQYLDIRSLGVMNKGRKSFPSNHASNTMAFTLGFGLVFPWTFGIMIPLSLLVGYSRVYCGAHFPLDVVAGWLHGTVWVLLIHSILYFF from the coding sequence ATGTTAAAACTTCCTGTATCCTCATTTGAAAAGAAATTGACCTTTTTGATCACAGGCCAGGGGGGACACCGTAGATTAGATCGTTTTATGATCACAGTCTCCGATCCTTATCAATGGCTTTTACCGATACTGATGTTCGCCATGGTACTTATCTACAAAAATTGGGAATCTGGATTATTAGCGTTATTGACTGGAGGAGTCGGGGCCGGTATTGCTGATGTTCTGAACACTCGCTTTATCAAGAGGAGAACTGATCGGATCAGGCCGAGTAAACAATACCTGGATATCAGGTCTTTGGGTGTCATGAATAAGGGTCGTAAATCATTCCCGTCAAATCATGCTTCTAACACGATGGCTTTCACTCTGGGATTTGGTTTGGTTTTCCCCTGGACATTTGGGATCATGATACCGCTTTCACTCCTTGTCGGTTACTCCAGAGTGTATTGCGGAGCCCACTTTCCACTTGATGTTGTTGCCGGTTGGCTTCACGGCACGGTCTGGGTATTACTCATCCATTCTATCTTATACTTTTTTTAG
- a CDS encoding HAD family acid phosphatase — MRIIKITCLSLALVLTACQPVQPTAVHEKVKGQLKVGFDIDDTVLFSRDNFLKAPQMSSDPDHLDFGWVNEHDSLYSVIIEPVADLIGFLKAHGHEVYFITARPGINGEVVARFLSSELGFTIEKDKTLFFAPKRRDPQTGFKYTTKHELITSLGLHIFYGDSDTDMVAASIAGVRGVRVVRDSRSVVAYSRNYFGDTRTTPTKDAPYTEETYQKFLAGNVGPYGETIFPIYELPKFTE; from the coding sequence ATGCGAATTATCAAAATAACCTGCTTAAGTCTGGCTTTAGTGTTGACTGCCTGCCAACCCGTTCAACCAACTGCTGTCCATGAAAAGGTAAAAGGACAATTAAAAGTTGGCTTTGATATTGACGATACGGTTCTATTCTCAAGAGATAATTTTCTAAAAGCACCTCAGATGAGTTCTGATCCTGATCATCTTGATTTTGGCTGGGTCAATGAACATGATAGCCTTTATTCTGTGATCATTGAACCTGTAGCAGATCTTATTGGGTTTTTAAAAGCTCATGGGCACGAAGTTTACTTTATTACAGCAAGACCTGGTATAAATGGGGAGGTTGTTGCCAGATTCTTAAGCTCGGAGTTGGGTTTCACAATTGAAAAAGATAAAACTCTATTTTTTGCACCCAAGAGACGGGATCCTCAAACAGGATTTAAATATACCACCAAACATGAACTGATCACCAGCCTTGGCTTACACATCTTTTATGGTGATTCAGATACTGATATGGTGGCTGCCAGCATTGCAGGAGTCAGGGGTGTGCGAGTAGTGCGGGATTCACGATCGGTGGTGGCTTATAGCCGAAACTATTTTGGAGATACAAGAACCACACCTACGAAGGATGCTCCTTACACAGAGGAAACCTACCAAAAATTTCTAGCTGGCAATGTAGGTCCCTATGGTGAGACGATCTTCCCAATCTATGAGTTGCCCAAATTTACAGAATAA
- a CDS encoding electron transfer flavoprotein subunit beta/FixA family protein, with translation MKIVVCVKQVPDTETKVVIGADGLSIDPGDVKYVINPYDEYAVEEALALKEAAGEGEVIVLTLGGEEAQPAMRTAMAMGADSGILLKAENAALADGFSIAKTLAEEIRGLEPDLILAGKMAIDGYGYQVATIIGELLEMPVLSTAKSLEIADGTATVIRDIEGGKETITAGTPCVITAEKGLNEPRYPALRGIMQAKRKPLEVKEISLAEEGIEILEMSYPPRKPDGRIVGEGPEAATELVKLLRDEAQVL, from the coding sequence ATGAAAATCGTAGTATGTGTCAAGCAGGTGCCTGATACTGAAACAAAGGTCGTCATTGGAGCCGATGGACTGTCTATCGATCCCGGGGACGTGAAATATGTGATAAACCCTTACGATGAATATGCAGTGGAAGAAGCTTTAGCGCTCAAAGAAGCAGCTGGCGAAGGTGAGGTCATTGTTTTGACTCTGGGAGGTGAGGAAGCTCAACCTGCCATGCGCACAGCGATGGCTATGGGAGCCGATAGCGGTATTTTGCTTAAAGCTGAGAATGCGGCATTAGCCGACGGTTTTTCTATAGCAAAAACCCTGGCTGAAGAGATTCGGGGTTTGGAGCCAGATCTGATCCTGGCTGGGAAAATGGCAATTGATGGTTATGGATACCAGGTTGCTACTATTATCGGTGAATTATTGGAGATGCCCGTACTGTCTACAGCCAAATCACTGGAGATCGCTGATGGAACAGCTACCGTGATTCGGGATATTGAAGGTGGCAAGGAAACAATAACCGCCGGGACTCCCTGTGTGATCACTGCAGAAAAAGGTTTGAATGAACCACGTTATCCGGCTCTCAGAGGTATCATGCAAGCCAAGCGTAAACCGCTTGAGGTCAAGGAAATCTCCCTGGCTGAAGAAGGCATTGAGATCTTGGAAATGAGCTATCCACCGAGAAAACCAGACGGGCGTATCGTGGGTGAAGGTCCAGAAGCTGCTACTGAATTAGTCAAACTGCTTCGTGATGAAGCTCAGGTCCTTTAG
- a CDS encoding electron transfer flavoprotein subunit alpha/FixB family protein, which translates to MSKILVFAEQRNGQLKSYALEAISEGRRLADAAGGELAVCIVGSDLAGMTATVASYGADKILAADDGSLAVYSPGAYANLLNDALTATAATVMLLSSSAMGRELGALLAAKANASLLSDVIETAWDGDHLVVKRPVYAGKAFLKIAVKRAPVFVTLRPNVFEAVEQSGSGTVENISVGGGDNSVTVIDTSMTASTRPELTEASIIVSGGRAMGGADKFGVIEELADTLGAAVGASRAVIDAGWRAHADQVGQTGKTVSPNLYIACGISGAIQHLAGMNSSKCIVAINTDPEAPIFKVADYGIVADLFEVVPALNAAAKELLG; encoded by the coding sequence ATGAGTAAAATATTAGTTTTTGCAGAACAACGTAATGGTCAATTAAAATCCTACGCTTTGGAAGCAATATCAGAGGGTCGTCGCCTGGCAGATGCTGCCGGAGGTGAACTTGCAGTCTGTATTGTTGGATCTGATTTAGCTGGAATGACCGCCACTGTCGCGAGTTACGGTGCCGATAAGATCTTGGCTGCAGATGATGGTTCATTAGCTGTGTATTCACCGGGAGCTTATGCCAATTTGCTCAATGATGCTTTAACTGCCACTGCCGCTACCGTCATGCTGCTCAGCTCATCGGCTATGGGTCGGGAACTGGGAGCTTTGCTTGCAGCAAAAGCAAATGCCAGTTTATTGAGTGATGTTATTGAAACTGCCTGGGATGGTGACCACCTGGTAGTCAAACGTCCCGTCTATGCCGGGAAAGCTTTTCTCAAGATTGCTGTTAAAAGAGCACCAGTCTTTGTTACGCTACGGCCCAATGTATTTGAGGCGGTTGAGCAATCAGGTAGTGGGACGGTTGAAAATATTTCTGTCGGCGGAGGTGATAATTCTGTTACTGTAATTGACACGAGCATGACAGCTTCCACACGTCCCGAATTGACCGAAGCAAGTATCATTGTATCAGGTGGTCGCGCCATGGGTGGGGCAGATAAATTCGGTGTCATCGAAGAACTGGCCGATACACTTGGAGCTGCAGTTGGGGCTTCCCGCGCAGTTATTGATGCTGGTTGGAGAGCTCATGCGGATCAGGTTGGTCAAACCGGAAAAACCGTTTCTCCCAACCTGTATATAGCCTGTGGGATATCCGGTGCCATCCAGCATTTGGCCGGCATGAATTCTTCCAAATGTATTGTCGCCATCAATACTGATCCTGAAGCACCGATATTTAAAGTTGCTGACTATGGTATTGTGGCTGATTTGTTTGAGGTTGTCCCTGCTCTAAATGCAGCAGCAAAGGAGCTGTTAGGGTAG